One Rutidosis leptorrhynchoides isolate AG116_Rl617_1_P2 unplaced genomic scaffold, CSIRO_AGI_Rlap_v1 contig182, whole genome shotgun sequence genomic region harbors:
- the LOC139881682 gene encoding pathogenesis-related homeodomain protein: MPGTGEKNASFSKTENESDLISSFKLKKGKPNSKSNFKTIGSILSKGKVTDSSSKRTKNESTNRKSVSRKIVHKALETKSSMKRASSKHRCKKSTVDDSEVNTKNVDGDVETRKVRKRKKRKTQKPVLDDASRLQRRTRYLLIKMKLQQNLIDAYSADGWKGQSREKIKPEKELQRAKKQILECKLGLRDAIRQLESLSSAGSMEGSVISPDGSVHHEQIFCAKCKLREAFPDNDIILCDGTCNRAFHQKCLDPPLETENIPPEDEGWFCKFCDCKMEIIDKMNAHIGTCYTDDCSWQDIFKEEAALPEGGNSYLNTEEDWPSDDSADVDYNPEKKANNCSISGAVTDDDEDDASDSGSTSLSWSSNTNMYSGSGTSYRNHSVNSSENSDGEIIHGRRQRRAVDYNKLYDEMFGKDGVAPEQISEDEDWGPVKKNRREKESDAVSTIVTLFDTEKKTQNVAKNERKKNVSSDHKTRKPFSRIPPHAVEKLRQVFAENELPSRIVRENLSKELGLQPEKVNKWFKNSRYMALKIRKTGGAELPSSTNSRISEDPGSEHLEKRSGNAVLLEVNEKELETNGQSNDSNTLTTKLKKNQHITAALAANSNKVYLALKGILAFQFVPVGTKLSDDASLKKPPKVKLKKEKKKKEKVVDRDESPEDEAEAAMERLCRAKFRLEGMQQAISRTLTARSKKSKKSLQEGVVVYVPIAELREKA; the protein is encoded by the exons ATGCCTGGTACCGGGGAGAAAAATGCTTCTTTCTCAAAGACAGAGAATGAATCAGATCTAATTTCATCATTCAAGTTAAAGAAAGGTAAACCAAATTCAAAATCTAATTTTAAAACAATAGGATCAATCTTGTCCAAGGGAAAAGTAACCGACTCTTCTAGCAAGAGAACTAAAAATGAGTCGACCAATCGGAAATCGGTAAGTAGAAAAATCGTACACAAAGCGCTCGAGACAAAATCTTCCATGAAGCGAGCATCCTCTAAACACCGATGCAAAAAGTCGACTGTCGATGATTCTGAGGTGAACACAAAAAATGTAGATGGTGATGTTGAGACaagaaaagtaagaaaaagaaagaagagaaaaaCACAAAAGCCGGTTCTTGATGACGCTTCCCGCTTGCAGAGGAGAACACGATACCTTTTGATTAAAATGAAACTACAGCAGAATCTTATTGATGCCTACTCGGCAGATGGTTGGAAAGGTCAGAG CCGAGAAAAAATTAAACCTGAGAAGGAGCTGCAACGAGCCAAGAAGCAGATCCTGGAGTGCAAACTTGGGTTACGTGATGCTATTCGCCAGTTGGAATCTCTCAGTTCTGCTGGAAGCATGGAAGGTTCTGTCATTTCTCCTGATGGATCTGTTCACCACGAGCAG ATATTTTGTGCAAAGTGTAAGCTTCGTGAAGCATTTCCTGACAATGACATAATTCTTTGTGATGGGACATGTAATCGTGCTTTCCACCAAAAGTGTCTTGATCCTCCATTGGAGACTGAAAATA TACCCCCGGAAGATGAAGGATGGTTTTGTAAATTTTGCGACTGTAAGATGGAAATAATAGATAAGATGAATGCTCATATTGGGACATGCTACACAGATGACTGTAGTTGGCAG GATATTTTTAAAGAAGAAGCAGCACTCCCTGAGGGTGGGAATTCTTATTTGAATACAGAAGAAGACTGGCCTTCTGATGATTCTGCAGATGTTGATTATAATCCAGAAAAGAAAGCAAATAATTGCAGCATCAGTGGTGCAGTAACTGATGACGACGAGGACGATGCATCTGATAGTGGTTCGACTAGCTTGAGTTGGTCGTCCAATACTAACATGTATTCGGGATCTGGGACGAGCTACAGAAACCACTCAGTCAATAGCAGTGAGAATAGTGATGGGGAAATTATACATGGTCGGAGGCAACGAAGAGCAGTTGACTATAACAAGTTATATGAT GAAATGTTTGGCAAGGATGGTGTTGCCCCCGAGCAAATTAGTGAAGATGAGGACTGGGGTCCAGTTAAGAAAAATAGGAGAGAAAAGGAGTCAGATGCTGTGAGCACCATCGTAACTCTGTTTGATACTGAGAAAAAAACCCAAAATGTTGCGAAGAATGAAAGGAAAAAGAACGTCTCTTCCGACCACAAAACAAGAAAGCCATTTTCCAGAATACCGCCCCATGCTGTTGAG AAGCTCCGTCAAGTGTTTGCTGAAAATGAACTACCTTCTCGCATTGTGAGGGAGAATCTTTCAAAAGAGCTCGGCCTTCAACCTGAGAAG GTTAACAAATGGTTCAAGAATTCTCGTTATATGGCTCTGAAAATCAGAAAG ACAGGAGGAGCAGAACTTCCAAGTTCTACTAATAGTAGAATATCCGAGGATCCTGGATCAGAGCATTTGGAGAAAAGAAGCGGTAATGCTGTGCTATTGGAAGTTAATGAAAAAGAGCTGGAAACAAATGGTCAAAGCAACGACTCTAATACGTTAACTACCAAGTTGAAGAAAAATCAGCACATAACAGCAGCATTAGCTGCAAATAGCAACAAGGTATATCTGGCTCTAAAAGGGATACTGGCATTCCAGTTTGTCCCT GTTGGTACCAAGTTAAGCGATGATGCAAGTTTGAAGAAGCCACCTAAAgtaaagttgaaaaaggagaagaagaaaaaggagaaGGTGGTTGATCGAGACGAATCACCGGAAGACGAGGCTGAGGCCGCCATGGAAAGACTTTGTAGGGCTAAGTTTAGGCTAGAAGGTATGCAGCAGGCAATATCTAGGACACTAACAGCTAGATCTAAGAAATCCAAAAAGAGTTTACAGGAAGGTGTTGTAGTATATGTCCCTATTGCAGAGTTGAGGGAAAAAGCATGA
- the LOC139881679 gene encoding uncharacterized protein, translating to MESLLSSYASSDEDDDDHHPRQQQSPSPQRQFTASSKVSSLFSSLPRPKTAIIDDKDSTKPTSILSSIPQPESQSVSKPKRVVQFTPPILVPANKPADFEDDEDEKQELERKKRRDAEFLAQPPSVMSFLSSIPAPRNSSTLGVKPALGSGRRSVIETEPSALSNPVESEPINTNNNKIANDSVNYDTSYTNYANEQYAAKESVATEEGAYVDYASYQAYDQNVSGGDDASNYNQSYHHESFNAGYAHYDGNTWGGGSAGVIDSAMRGNGKRGRNEIPDNVNIVEVRQDELMKNRPREDQSKTTGIAFGPSYQPVSSKGKPSKLHKRKHQIGTLYHDMKAKEMELTERRAKGFLTKAQTQGKYGW from the exons ATGGAATCTTTGCTCTCCAGCTACGCTTCCTCCGACGAAGACGACGACGATCACCACCCTCGGCAACAACAATCACCATCTCCACAACGTCAATTTACAGCTTCTTCTAAGGTTTCGTCCCTCTTCTCTTCTCTCCCTCGGCCCAAAACTGCAATCATCGATGATAAAGATTCAACAAAACCAACATCTATTCTCTCTTCTATCCCTCAACCCGAATCTCAATCGGTCTCCAAACCCAAAAGGGTTGTTCAATTCACACCCCCAATTCTCGTCCCTGCTAACAAACCAGCTGATTTCGAAGACGACGAAGACGAAAAACAAGAACTTGAGAGGAAGAAGCGAAGAGATGCCGAGTTTCTAGCACAACCTCCTTCCGTCATGTCCTTCCTATCCAGCATTCCTGCGCCCCGAAATTCGTCCACTCTGGGTGTTAAGCCGGCGTTGGGATCGGGCCGGAGATCGGTAATTGAGACGGAACCGTCTGCGCTGTCAAATCCAGTTGAGTCAGAACcgatcaatactaataataataagattgcgAATGATTCTGTAAACTACGATACTAGTTATACAAATTATGCTAATGAACAATATGCTGCAAAAGAGTCGGTAGCCACAGAAGAAGGGGCTTATGTAGATTATGCTAGCTATCAAGCTTATGATCAAAATGTGAGTGGCGGTGATGATGCTTCGAATTATAATCAGAGTTATCATCATGAGAGCTTTAATGCGGGCTATGCTCATTATGATGGGAATACTTGGGGTGGTGGATCGGCTGGAGTAATTGATAGTGCTATGAGAGGGAATGGGAAAAGGGGTAGGAATGAGATTCCGGATAATGTAAACATAGTTGAGGTTCGGCAGGATGAATTGATGAAGAACCGTCCTCGGGAAGATCAGTCCAAGACAACTGGAATAGCATTTGGCCCTTCTTATCAG CCTGTTTCCTCAAAGGGAAAGCCGTCTAAACTTCACAAGAGGAAGCATCAAATCGGTACTTTATACCATGACATGAAGGCAAAGGAGATGGAATTGACTGAACGACGTGCCAAAGGCTTCTTGACTAAAGCTCAAACACAAGGAAAATATGGATGGTGA
- the LOC139881680 gene encoding uncharacterized protein encodes MGSRMRVLLQTKSSSSSLLFLFPSFRISTLQHLRFASSRPNSHLRMAAANSPQPPSSASVANSSSSSSSAIDFLSLCHRLKTTKRAGWVKRDVKGPESIADHMYRMGLMALIMSDIPGVDRDKCVKMAIVHDIAEAIVGDITPSDGVPKEEKSRRERDALDQMCKLLGDGSRAKEIADLWMEYEENSSPEAKVVKDFDKVEMILQALEYETDQGKDLDEFFQSTAGKFQTELGKSWAAEIVRRRN; translated from the exons ATGGGAAGTAGAATGAGAGTGTTGCTGCAAACTAAATCATCATCCTCATCACTGCTATTCTTATTTCCTTCTTTCCGTATTTCAACCCTACAACACCTCAGATTCGCTTCTTCCCGCCCTAATTCCCACCTCCGTATGGCGGCGGCCAACTCCCCGCAACCTCCATCTTCCGCCTCCGTCGCcaactcatcatcttcttcttcctccGCTATCGATTTCCTGTCTTTATGTCACCGCCTCAAG ACAACAAAGAGAGCTGGATGGGTAAAGAGGGATGTCAAAGGTCCAGAGTCGATAGCGGATCATATGTATCGAATGGGATTGATGGCTCTTATCATGAGTGATATCCCAGGCGTCGATCGAGACAA GTGTGTGAAAATGGCAATTGTTCATGACATTGCTGAAG CCATTGTTGGGGACATAACCCCCTCAGATGGGGTCCCAAAAGAAGAGAAGAGTCGAAGAGAGCGTGATGCATTAGATCAAATGTGCAAATTGCTGGGTGACGGGTCAAGAG CCAAAGAGATAGCTGACTTATGGATGGAATATGAGGAAAATTCTTCACCAGAGGCCAAGGTTGTCAAGGATTTTGACAAG GTGGAGATGATACTTCAAGCCTTGGAGTATGAGACTG ACCAAGGGAAGGATTTGGATGAGTTTTTCCAGTCTACAGCTG GGAAGTTCCAAACTGAACTGGGCAAATCCTGGGCAGCAGAAATAGTGAGACGAAGGAATTAG
- the LOC139881681 gene encoding protein CHLOROPLAST IMPORT APPARATUS 2-like, giving the protein MTSYLSGGRTYALDLDLVKPPSSSTSTTITSSPSSTLSDSSNSPLTILSTRKPRAPRKRPNQTYNEAAALLSTAYPNLFFTKHLPKKNLIGKTFTRQPSLIHDSSVFVDDSENLLLPFRIVESSSFFAASSAKPDSHQQSVKFGCYGDNEALESLEEDFDADSILDEEIEEVVGIDSIMGKLSVSNIDESSRDVQNQMHNDSWYENPMGLRNGVRAFRNLDGGNWWNFPIVDMLQVSPRLNTTTTNSKTKVSGSNRGDKKKKKLEKKEVAEEECPVIIPKSKFQGLLLKLNYDDVLKTWSGRDSPFPDDGPGSLDEEPARAISGKSKSRKKKLDSNSVVK; this is encoded by the exons ATGACTTCTTACTTGAGTGGAGGAAGAACCTATGCTCTAGATTTAGACCTGGTCAAACCTCCTTCCTCCTCAACCTCTACGACTATAACCTCTTCACCATCATCGACTCTCTCTGATTCCAGCAACTCCCCACTTACTATATTGTCTACTAGAAAGCCTAGAGCCCCACGAAAACGCCCCAACCAAACTTATAATGAAGCTGCTGCTCTTCTCTCCACTGCCTATCCTAACCTCTTCTTCACAAAACACCTCCCAAAGAAGAACTTGATCGGTAAAACATTTACCAGACAGCCATCCCTGATTCATGACTCTTCTGTGTTTGTGGATGATTCCGAAAATTTGCTGTTACCTTTTAGAATTGTTGAAAGTTCGAGTTTTTTTGCTGCATCATCAGCCAAACCTG ATTCTCACCAGCAGTCTGTGAAATTTGGTTGTTATGGCGACAATGAGGCTCTGGAATCTCTCGAAGAAGATTTCGATGCGGATTCGATTCTTGACGAAGAAATTGAAGAAGTGGTAGGGATTGATAGCATAATGGGGAAACTCAGTGTGTCTAACATTGATGAATCTAGTCGTGATGTTCAAAACCAAATGCATAATGATTCCTGGTATGAGAATCCAATGGGATTGAGAAATGGGGTAAGAGCTTTCAGAAATCTTGATGGTGGGAATTGGTGGAACTTTCCCATTGTTGATATGCTTCAAGTCTCTCCTAGACTGAACACGACCACCACAAATAGCAAAACCAAGGTCTCAGGGTCAAATCGTGGAGATAAAAAGAAAAAGAAGTTAGAGAAGAAAGAAGTTGCTGAAGAAGAGTGTCCTGTAATAATCCCAAAGTCTAAATTCCAGGGGTTACTACTGAAACTGAATTATGATGATGTTTTGAAAACGTGGTCAGGCCGTGACTCTCCTTTTCCGGATGATGGTCCAGGTTCCTTGGACGAAGAACCAGCTAGAGCAATCTCTGGGAAGTCCAAGTCCAGGAAAAAGAAACTAGACTCCAACTCTGTTGTAAAATAA
- the LOC139881677 gene encoding cell wall / vacuolar inhibitor of fructosidase 2-like: MAILKPNYNILLLPLLLITLLFLIPVLGDPQTDELINKICRSTEDYGFCYKVFHENMKSPSTDIVGLARITIDQAKNNASDNLNFVGTLARREPDDKQHYLLMQCVYGYFQTLGTFQLASIYLNRRDFEKTLSAFWNAPFQLRNCMSLFSMTLIGARNEQMRKLMGMAILTGLNF; this comes from the coding sequence ATGGCAATTCTTAAACCTAATTATAACATCCTTCTTCTACCATTACTACTGATCACTCTCCTATTTCTTATCCCAGTTTTAGGCGATCCCCAAACAGATGAGCTTATCAATAAAATTTGTCGTAGCACCGAAGATTACGGATTTTGCTACAAAGTATTTCACGAGAACATGAAGTCGCCATCAACAGATATTGTCGGTCTTGCTCGGATAACAATAGATCAAGCCAAGAATAACGCAAGCGACAACTTGAATTTTGTAGGTACGCTCGCTCGACGAGAACCAGACGACAAGCAACATTACCTTCTAATGCAATGTGTATATGGATATTTTCAGACACTAGGAACGTTCCAATTAGCCTCTATTTATCTGAATCGAAGAGATTTTGAGAAAACGTTGAGCGCTTTTTGGAACGCTCCTTTCCAATTGAGAAATTGTATGTCCTTATTCTCAATGACTCTTATTGGTGCTAGGAACGAACAGATGAGGAAGCTTATGGGTATGGCTATTCTCACCGGTCTTAATTTCTAA
- the LOC139881678 gene encoding cell wall / vacuolar inhibitor of fructosidase 2-like: protein MSMAILKPNYNILLLPLLLITLLFLIPILGNPQTDELINKICRSTEDYEFCYKIFHENMKSPSTHIVGLARITIDEATNNASNNLYFVGKLVRQEKDEKKWYLLMQCIYGYDQALGTFQLASDYLNRRDFKQTLSAFWNAPFQLRNYTSLFSMTPIGARNEQMRKLMGMAILTGLNF from the coding sequence ATGTCCATGGCAATTCTTAAACCTAATTATAACATCCTTCTTCTACCATTACTACTGATCACTCTCCTATTTCTTATCCCAATTTTAGGTAATCCCCAAACAGATGAGCTTATCAATAAAATTTGTCGTAGCACCGAAGATTACGAATTTTGCTACAAAATATTTCACGAGAACATGAAGTCGCCATCAACACACATTGTTGGTCTTGCTCGGATAACAATAGATGAAGCCACGAATAACGCAAGCAACAACTTGTATTTTGTTGGCAAGCTCGTTCGACAGGAAAAAGACGAGAAGAAATGGTACCTTCTAATGCAATGTATATATGGATATGATCAGGCACTAGGAACATTCCAATTAGCCTCTGATTATCTGAATCGAAGAGATTTTAAGCAAACGTTGAGCGCTTTTTGGAACGCTCCTTTCCAATTGAGAAATTATACGTCCTTATTCTCAATGACTCCTATTGGTGCTAGGAACGAACAGATGAGGAAGCTTATGGGTATGGCTATTCTCACCGGTCTTAATTTCTAA